A genomic stretch from Candidatus Latescibacterota bacterium includes:
- a CDS encoding peroxiredoxin, whose protein sequence is MIEQQLPVRVGQEAPDFKAVAVMADNSFNESFKLSDYKGKYVVLFFYPLDFTFVCPTEIIEFNRKLDKFKAKGVEVIGVSIDSQFSHWAWKNTPVELGGIGNIQYPLVADINKTVSRDYGVLLEGGVALRGTFLIDREGVLQHATVNNLGLGRNVDETLRMVDALQHLEQYGEVCPAGWTEGEEAMKPTSTGVAEYLAKHGR, encoded by the coding sequence ATGATCGAGCAGCAGCTGCCCGTCCGGGTGGGCCAGGAGGCCCCGGACTTCAAGGCCGTCGCCGTGATGGCGGACAACTCCTTCAACGAGAGCTTCAAGCTCAGCGACTACAAGGGCAAGTACGTGGTCTTGTTCTTCTACCCGCTGGACTTCACCTTCGTGTGCCCCACGGAGATCATCGAGTTCAACCGCAAGCTCGACAAGTTCAAGGCGAAGGGCGTCGAGGTGATCGGCGTGTCCATCGACAGCCAGTTCAGCCACTGGGCCTGGAAGAACACCCCGGTGGAGCTGGGCGGGATCGGCAACATCCAGTACCCGCTGGTGGCCGACATCAACAAGACCGTCAGCCGGGACTACGGCGTCCTGCTCGAGGGGGGCGTCGCCCTGCGCGGCACCTTCCTGATCGACCGCGAGGGCGTGCTGCAGCACGCCACCGTCAACAACCTGGGGCTGGGCCGCAACGTCGACGAGACGCTGCGCATGGTCGACGCCCTGCAGCACCTGGAGCAGTACGGCGAGGTCTGCCCCGCGGGCTGGACCGAGGGCGAGGAGGCCATGAAGCCCACCTCGACCGGCGTGGCCGAGTACCTGGCCAAGCACGGACGTTAG
- a CDS encoding right-handed parallel beta-helix repeat-containing protein: MNKLLMLICALALLAGPAAAATWVLQADGSGDFPTLWAAVLGSAPGDVIELADGVFTGDGNRDILLYQPLTLRSQSGDPASCVIDCDGAAGDPHRALHIAAGHTGTSIEGITFRNGYLEGSGAGDGYGAAVFCEQDVDVSFSNCRFEQCHSSSRGGAVGYDQCGTLTLEDCAFVGNVSALSGAGVGGSGAGMVVRRCSFLGNQAGDTDAAALMLWDWLAAQHYLVEDCDFVDNGGAGLYVIGTADVVGCRFAGNSRGGVDILVNAYHIMLVQDCVFEGNTNGAALRIWHLTGAHAEDLVTVRRCLFAGNAGGDGTLFAVGVPSHIHDLTFWGNDAPHALKLHGPVSSDYGVGSLVERVIVAGGSSTEALGCYASATYAVHCTDFHGGWSGCAADWLGNDGNIDADPMFCDPEAGEFTLHASSPCLGVNNDCGTMGLYDLGCGTTGVEDASFGAVKALY, from the coding sequence GTGAACAAACTGCTGATGCTGATCTGCGCGCTGGCGCTGCTCGCCGGCCCCGCCGCCGCGGCCACCTGGGTGCTGCAAGCGGATGGCAGCGGCGACTTCCCGACGCTCTGGGCCGCGGTGCTGGGCAGCGCGCCCGGCGACGTGATCGAGCTCGCCGACGGCGTGTTCACGGGCGACGGCAACCGCGACATCCTCCTGTACCAACCCCTGACGCTGCGCTCCCAGTCGGGCGACCCGGCGAGCTGCGTCATCGATTGCGACGGGGCGGCGGGCGACCCGCACCGCGCGCTGCACATCGCGGCCGGACACACGGGGACGTCCATCGAAGGCATCACCTTCCGCAACGGCTATCTCGAAGGCAGCGGCGCCGGCGACGGCTACGGCGCGGCGGTGTTCTGCGAGCAGGACGTCGACGTGAGCTTCTCGAACTGTCGCTTCGAACAGTGCCACTCCTCCAGCCGCGGCGGCGCCGTGGGCTACGACCAGTGCGGCACGCTGACCCTGGAGGACTGCGCGTTCGTCGGCAACGTTTCCGCGCTTTCCGGGGCGGGTGTCGGCGGTTCGGGGGCGGGGATGGTCGTTCGGCGCTGCAGTTTCCTGGGCAACCAGGCCGGCGACACCGACGCGGCGGCGCTGATGCTCTGGGATTGGCTCGCGGCGCAGCACTACCTCGTGGAAGACTGCGACTTCGTCGACAACGGGGGCGCCGGGCTCTACGTGATCGGCACCGCGGACGTGGTCGGCTGCCGCTTCGCGGGCAACTCGCGGGGCGGCGTGGACATCCTCGTGAACGCCTACCACATCATGCTCGTGCAGGATTGCGTGTTCGAAGGAAACACGAATGGTGCCGCCTTGCGAATCTGGCACCTCACGGGCGCGCACGCGGAGGATCTGGTCACGGTCAGGCGCTGCCTCTTCGCTGGCAACGCCGGCGGCGACGGCACGCTCTTCGCCGTCGGCGTGCCGTCGCACATTCACGACCTCACGTTCTGGGGCAATGACGCGCCCCATGCCCTGAAGCTCCACGGCCCCGTGTCCAGCGACTACGGCGTGGGATCTCTGGTGGAGCGGGTGATCGTGGCCGGTGGGTCGTCCACGGAGGCCCTGGGCTGCTATGCCAGCGCGACCTATGCCGTCCACTGCACGGACTTCCACGGCGGCTGGTCGGGCTGCGCGGCCGACTGGCTGGGCAACGATGGCAACATCGACGCCGATCCCATGTTCTGCGACCCGGAGGCGGGCGAGTTCACGCTGCACGCCAGCTCGCCCTGTCTCGGCGTCAACAACGACTGCGGTACGATGGGCCTCTACGACCTGGGCTGCGGCACCACCGGCGTGGAGGACGCGAGCTTCGGCGCGGTGAAGGCGCTGTACTGA
- a CDS encoding transcriptional repressor: protein MRKVPIEMRHTRQRRAILQFLRGTRTHPTAEQTHAELRKELPTLSLGTVYRNLGKLVEEGLVRELRPGVRGAGSRYDAALEAHHHFFCTRCGKVEDVYPGLPSTVKEAMIRSIDRDVSEFRLQFFGICEDCAHRANERREVNER from the coding sequence GTGAGAAAGGTTCCGATCGAGATGCGGCACACACGGCAGCGACGCGCCATCCTCCAGTTCCTCCGGGGCACCCGGACGCACCCCACCGCGGAGCAGACCCACGCGGAGCTGCGCAAGGAACTGCCCACGCTGAGCCTGGGGACGGTCTACCGCAACCTGGGCAAGCTCGTGGAGGAGGGCCTGGTGCGGGAGCTTCGACCGGGCGTGCGCGGGGCGGGCAGCCGCTACGACGCGGCGCTCGAGGCGCATCACCACTTCTTCTGCACGCGCTGCGGAAAGGTGGAGGACGTGTACCCCGGCCTTCCGTCCACCGTGAAGGAGGCCATGATCCGCAGCATCGACCGGGACGTGAGCGAATTCAGACTGCAGTTCTTCGGCATCTGCGAGGACTGCGCGCATCGAGCCAACGAGAGACGTGAGGTGAACGAGAGATGA